A genomic window from Erythrobacter sp. BLCC-B19 includes:
- a CDS encoding porin — MRDLGDLRRLGCGVLAGLTLAGASTAQADEGLGPLEVQWQGFDIRLTAGAAAQGAGFDDNDPATDSPDAKIDLFARLNAEWTSPGGILIGFNVEQNSRRRASEVLEAGEIYGFAATDYGRIEVGLQDGPADTLAFAAPLVALGQVRGEFSRYAGSQALLRALDTQDAFKVIYLSPPVGGLRGGVSWSPKVRRNSAAVDSRERIALDNAFEFGLQYQQPVGDWILGASAGYATGEADPLTTRADLNSWSLGAEARRGPFRIGGAYVDRGDSNRLDRGFDQWEVNGGVGWVTPEWGVAASAAYTKASDRSNRLIGAGGFYQLHPNIQLRADIVRFREEQLRVGVNKGVAAVMEIAFII; from the coding sequence ATGCGGGATTTGGGGGACTTGCGCAGGCTGGGCTGCGGCGTGCTGGCAGGATTGACGCTGGCGGGGGCATCAACAGCCCAGGCCGACGAGGGGCTCGGGCCGCTCGAGGTGCAGTGGCAGGGTTTCGACATACGACTGACCGCGGGCGCGGCAGCGCAGGGGGCGGGGTTTGACGACAATGATCCCGCCACGGATTCCCCCGATGCCAAGATCGATCTGTTCGCCCGGCTCAATGCCGAATGGACTTCGCCCGGCGGGATCCTGATTGGCTTCAACGTCGAACAGAACAGCCGCCGCCGCGCCTCCGAGGTGCTCGAGGCGGGCGAGATCTACGGCTTTGCCGCGACCGATTATGGCCGGATCGAGGTCGGCTTGCAGGACGGCCCCGCCGACACGCTCGCCTTTGCCGCGCCGCTGGTGGCGCTGGGGCAGGTGCGCGGCGAGTTTTCGCGCTATGCCGGGAGCCAGGCGCTGCTGCGGGCGCTCGATACGCAGGATGCCTTCAAGGTGATCTACCTCTCGCCGCCGGTGGGGGGCTTGCGCGGCGGGGTGTCGTGGTCACCCAAGGTGCGCCGCAATTCAGCCGCCGTGGACTCGCGCGAGCGGATCGCGCTCGACAACGCCTTCGAGTTCGGGCTGCAATACCAGCAGCCGGTGGGCGACTGGATCCTGGGGGCGAGCGCGGGCTATGCCACGGGCGAGGCCGACCCGCTGACCACCCGCGCGGACCTCAACAGCTGGAGCCTCGGGGCCGAAGCCCGCCGCGGGCCGTTCCGGATCGGCGGCGCCTATGTCGACCGCGGCGATTCCAACCGGCTCGATCGCGGCTTCGATCAGTGGGAAGTGAACGGCGGGGTTGGCTGGGTGACCCCCGAATGGGGTGTGGCAGCGAGCGCGGCCTATACCAAGGCCTCGGACCGCAGCAACCGGCTGATCGGAGCGGGCGGGTTCTACCAGCTGCACCCCAATATCCAGCTGCGCGCCGACATCGTCCGGTTCCGCGAGGAGCAGCTGCGCGTCGGCGTGAACAAGGGCGTGGCCGCAGTGATGGAAATCGCCTTTATCATCTGA
- a CDS encoding K(+)-transporting ATPase subunit F codes for MTFDLMLAALVALGLLVYLTFVLLKPERF; via the coding sequence ATGACGTTCGACCTGATGTTGGCCGCGCTCGTTGCGCTAGGCCTGCTTGTCTACCTCACCTTCGTTCTCCTGAAGCCGGAGCGCTTCTGA
- a CDS encoding TorF family putative porin: protein MRYLPLAALAAIIAMPAHAQNENRPASEGPPVTVSGSATIASDYRFRGVSQTDEGLAIQGGVTATHESGVYVGAWGSNLAGWGTFGGANMELDLVAGFKVPVGAGTLDTGLTWYMYPGGADETDFAELYARLSGNVGPLALTGGLAYAPKQGALGKVFFTGAAAAAGLPDDPGDKEDNLYLFADAAYAVGDTPVTLKGHIGHSDGNPGLGPNATSLAPTGTYFDWSIGADFTPVEGLTLSLAYVDTDISEAESARLRPSFSRGQDGAGSIAGSRLVASLTASF, encoded by the coding sequence ATGCGTTATCTGCCGCTTGCTGCCCTTGCAGCGATTATCGCCATGCCAGCCCATGCCCAGAACGAAAACCGACCCGCAAGCGAGGGACCGCCGGTGACCGTGTCGGGCAGTGCCACCATCGCCTCCGACTACCGGTTCCGCGGCGTATCCCAGACCGACGAGGGACTTGCGATACAGGGCGGCGTCACCGCGACCCACGAAAGCGGCGTCTATGTCGGTGCCTGGGGCTCCAACCTTGCGGGCTGGGGCACCTTCGGGGGCGCGAACATGGAGCTGGATCTTGTTGCCGGCTTCAAGGTGCCGGTGGGCGCGGGCACGCTCGATACCGGGCTCACCTGGTACATGTATCCCGGCGGCGCGGACGAGACCGATTTTGCCGAACTCTACGCCCGGCTTTCCGGCAACGTCGGCCCGCTCGCCCTGACGGGCGGGCTCGCCTATGCCCCGAAGCAGGGAGCGCTCGGCAAGGTGTTCTTCACCGGCGCTGCGGCTGCGGCGGGCCTGCCGGACGATCCGGGCGACAAGGAGGATAATCTCTACCTCTTCGCCGATGCCGCCTATGCGGTTGGCGACACCCCCGTCACTCTGAAGGGGCACATCGGCCACTCGGACGGCAACCCCGGCCTCGGCCCCAACGCGACCAGCCTCGCGCCGACGGGCACCTATTTCGACTGGTCGATCGGTGCGGACTTCACACCCGTCGAAGGCTTGACGCTCTCCCTCGCCTATGTCGACACCGATATCTCCGAGGCCGAAAGCGCCCGGCTCCGCCCGAGCTTTTCGCGCGGACAGGACGGCGCAGGGTCGATCGCCGGGTCGCGCCTTGTGGCCAGCCTTACCGCATCGTTCTGA
- the kdpB gene encoding potassium-transporting ATPase subunit KdpB, which yields MFDRALIGPAVRGAFVKLDPRTLARNPVMFATAVVAAAATLILFHHLATGTGDLLFEGQLVAWLWITVLFGNFAEALAEGRGKAQAASLRATKDQLVAHRIGKGGAAEEIPATQLKRGDVVVVVAGQQIPADGEVVAGVASVNEAAITGESAPVIREAGGDRSAVTAGTTVISDQLQIKVTAEPGSGFLDRMIALVEGASRQKTPNEIALTILLTGLTLVFLIAVGTLPAFAAYAGGGIAVPVLIALFVALIPTTISGLLSAIGIAGMDRLIRFNVLAKSGRAVEAAGDIGTLLLDKTGTITIGDRQASEFVALTGVAQTDLISAARLASLADETPEGRSIVVLAGAGEALAPDAQIVGFTAQTRVSGIDQQGRSIRKGAVDAVLKLADFPEAAVTELRRITDRIAQAGGTPLAVTENGRLLGAVHLKDIVKAGIRERFVELRRMGIRTVMITGDNPLTAAAIAAEAGVDDFLAEATPENKLAYIRKEQAEGKLVAMCGDGTNDAPALAQSDVGVAMNTGTQAAREAGNMVDLDSDPTKLIEVVGIGKQLLMTRGALTTFSIANDIAKYFAILPAIFVVLYPGLGTLNVMGLESPNSAILSAIIFNALIIPALVPLALKGVPYRPMPAASQLLRNLAIYGLGGVIAPFIGIKLIDLAVAGLSLA from the coding sequence ATGTTCGACCGCGCGCTGATCGGGCCCGCGGTGCGCGGCGCTTTCGTCAAGCTCGATCCGCGGACGCTGGCGCGCAACCCCGTGATGTTCGCGACCGCGGTGGTCGCCGCGGCGGCGACGCTGATCCTGTTCCACCACTTGGCGACGGGCACCGGCGACCTGCTGTTCGAGGGGCAGCTGGTGGCCTGGCTGTGGATCACGGTGCTGTTCGGCAACTTCGCCGAGGCGCTGGCTGAAGGGCGCGGGAAGGCGCAGGCAGCCTCGCTCAGAGCGACCAAGGACCAGCTTGTCGCGCATCGTATCGGTAAGGGCGGGGCGGCGGAGGAAATCCCGGCGACGCAGCTGAAGCGCGGGGACGTGGTCGTCGTCGTTGCCGGTCAGCAGATCCCTGCCGATGGTGAGGTGGTCGCCGGGGTCGCCTCGGTCAACGAGGCGGCGATCACCGGCGAAAGCGCGCCCGTGATTCGCGAGGCAGGCGGCGACCGGTCGGCGGTGACGGCAGGCACCACGGTGATCTCCGACCAGCTCCAGATCAAGGTGACGGCCGAACCCGGCAGCGGTTTTCTCGACCGGATGATCGCGCTCGTCGAAGGCGCGAGCCGGCAGAAGACCCCCAACGAGATCGCGCTGACGATCCTGCTGACCGGCCTCACACTGGTGTTCCTGATCGCGGTCGGCACGCTTCCGGCCTTTGCCGCCTATGCGGGCGGGGGCATCGCCGTGCCGGTGCTGATCGCGCTGTTCGTGGCCTTGATCCCGACGACCATCTCGGGTCTGCTCTCGGCCATCGGCATTGCCGGCATGGACCGCCTGATCCGCTTCAACGTGCTCGCCAAGTCGGGCCGCGCGGTCGAGGCGGCAGGCGACATCGGCACGCTGCTGCTCGACAAGACGGGCACGATCACCATCGGCGACCGGCAGGCGAGCGAATTCGTCGCGCTGACGGGAGTGGCGCAGACCGACCTCATCTCCGCCGCCCGTCTCGCCAGCCTTGCCGACGAGACCCCCGAGGGCCGCTCCATCGTGGTGCTGGCGGGGGCGGGCGAGGCGCTGGCTCCCGACGCCCAGATCGTGGGCTTCACCGCCCAGACGCGGGTGAGCGGGATCGACCAGCAGGGGCGCAGCATCCGCAAGGGCGCGGTCGATGCGGTTCTGAAGCTTGCGGATTTCCCCGAAGCCGCCGTTACCGAACTGCGCCGCATCACCGATCGCATCGCGCAGGCCGGCGGCACGCCGCTGGCGGTGACCGAAAACGGACGGCTCCTTGGCGCGGTCCACCTCAAGGACATCGTCAAGGCGGGCATCCGCGAGCGCTTCGTCGAGTTGCGCCGCATGGGCATCCGCACGGTGATGATCACCGGCGACAACCCGCTCACCGCCGCTGCCATCGCTGCCGAGGCCGGGGTCGACGATTTCCTCGCCGAGGCCACGCCCGAGAACAAGCTCGCCTATATCCGCAAGGAACAGGCCGAGGGCAAACTGGTCGCCATGTGCGGCGATGGCACCAATGATGCCCCCGCGCTCGCGCAGTCGGACGTCGGGGTGGCGATGAACACCGGCACCCAGGCCGCGCGCGAGGCGGGCAACATGGTTGATCTCGACAGCGATCCGACCAAGCTGATCGAGGTGGTCGGCATCGGCAAACAACTGCTGATGACGCGCGGGGCGCTCACCACCTTTTCGATTGCCAATGATATCGCCAAGTATTTCGCGATCCTGCCCGCGATCTTCGTCGTGCTCTATCCCGGGCTGGGCACGCTGAACGTCATGGGGCTGGAGAGCCCGAACAGTGCGATCCTTTCGGCGATCATCTTCAACGCGCTGATCATCCCGGCGCTGGTGCCGCTGGCGCTGAAGGGTGTGCCCTATCGCCCGATGCCCGCTGCCAGCCAGCTGCTGCGCAACCTTGCGATCTACGGGCTTGGCGGCGTGATCGCGCCCTTC
- a CDS encoding DUF1611 domain-containing protein, whose translation MTIHDFQSLDGVAYGERLERRLDSAKRAFTTRNVDLAAASRLVRSGRRPQAGDLVLARVTGLGQHRRLENVHGRRGDLYEGDEIIVAYGNRYAPDQFEAYVPDNLGPCHLVAGGGVAALVTSRHASIKPATRIEVIGALMRADGRAVNLADFALAPPPSARPARVIAVVGSSMNAGKTTTVSGLIHGLSRAGFNVGAAKLTGTGSGGDLWSMRDAGAAMAVDFTDAGHASTFGVSDEDLGQVAQLLLARLGAAGMDIAVVEIADGLLQRETAALALTGHARGWFDGFLFAAADAMGAAFGCEWLTRRGIAPLAISGLVTASPLAAREAAMATGIELADLASLRDPVAAARIAFSAPELRVAA comes from the coding sequence ATGACCATCCATGACTTCCAATCGCTCGACGGGGTGGCCTATGGGGAGCGGCTGGAGCGGCGGCTCGACAGCGCCAAGCGCGCTTTCACCACGCGCAATGTCGATTTAGCGGCGGCATCGCGGCTGGTGCGATCGGGTCGCCGTCCGCAGGCTGGCGATCTCGTCCTCGCGCGGGTCACCGGCCTTGGCCAGCACCGCCGGCTCGAAAATGTCCACGGGCGCCGCGGTGATCTGTACGAAGGTGACGAGATCATCGTCGCCTACGGCAACCGCTACGCGCCCGACCAGTTCGAAGCCTATGTCCCCGACAATCTCGGCCCCTGCCATCTGGTCGCAGGCGGCGGAGTTGCAGCGCTCGTCACCTCGCGTCACGCGAGCATCAAGCCCGCTACCCGGATCGAGGTGATCGGCGCGCTGATGCGGGCCGATGGGCGGGCGGTCAATCTCGCCGACTTCGCCCTTGCCCCGCCGCCGTCCGCGCGCCCTGCCCGGGTGATCGCGGTGGTCGGCAGTTCGATGAATGCGGGCAAGACCACCACGGTCAGCGGGCTGATCCACGGGCTGAGCCGCGCCGGTTTCAACGTCGGCGCGGCCAAGCTCACCGGCACGGGTTCGGGCGGGGATCTGTGGTCGATGCGCGATGCGGGCGCGGCGATGGCGGTCGATTTTACCGATGCCGGTCACGCATCGACCTTCGGAGTGTCCGACGAGGATTTGGGCCAGGTCGCGCAATTGCTCCTCGCCCGTCTCGGCGCAGCGGGGATGGATATCGCCGTGGTCGAGATCGCCGACGGTTTGCTGCAGCGGGAAACCGCCGCACTGGCCCTGACCGGCCATGCCCGGGGCTGGTTCGATGGCTTCCTGTTCGCCGCAGCCGACGCGATGGGGGCCGCCTTTGGCTGCGAGTGGCTGACCCGGCGCGGGATCGCACCGCTTGCGATTTCGGGGCTGGTCACGGCTTCGCCCCTGGCCGCGCGCGAGGCGGCGATGGCAACGGGGATCGAGCTTGCCGATCTCGCCAGCTTGCGCGATCCGGTGGCGGCAGCCCGCATCGCCTTCAGTGCGCCCGAATTGCGGGTCGCCGCGTGA
- a CDS encoding RNA polymerase sigma factor, translating into MNADEPTRQALVALLPRLRRFARVLTGNLADADDVVQTSLEKAMLNWDQWQPGTRLDSWMFRIARNTWIDDRRRAHNRAGHDDISAMIDLAGDDGVALVEADDAARKVRAAVDRLPPEQRDVVALVMLEEFSYRDAAEALDLPIGTVMSRLSRAKAALAKVLAMPEGMVQ; encoded by the coding sequence ATGAATGCAGATGAGCCGACAAGACAAGCGCTGGTTGCGCTTCTGCCGCGTCTGCGCAGGTTTGCACGGGTGCTCACAGGGAATCTGGCCGATGCCGACGATGTCGTGCAGACGAGCTTGGAGAAAGCGATGTTGAATTGGGATCAGTGGCAGCCCGGCACCCGGCTCGACAGCTGGATGTTCCGGATCGCCCGCAACACCTGGATCGACGACCGCCGCCGCGCGCACAACCGCGCCGGGCATGACGATATCAGCGCGATGATCGATCTGGCTGGCGATGACGGCGTGGCGCTGGTGGAGGCGGACGATGCGGCGCGCAAGGTGCGCGCTGCGGTCGACCGCCTGCCGCCCGAACAGCGCGATGTGGTCGCGTTGGTGATGCTCGAGGAGTTCAGCTACCGCGACGCAGCCGAGGCGCTCGATCTGCCGATCGGCACAGTGATGAGCCGCCTGTCGCGCGCCAAGGCGGCGCTGGCCAAGGTGCTCGCCATGCCCGAGGGGATGGTGCAATGA
- a CDS encoding OprO/OprP family phosphate-selective porin, producing MIKHPLRPAASLRAIALASSLAALCVGGTARAEEVADASADEDGLTFKTGDVEFNLGGRLHFDAAVFEHGLTDGSDADVRRARLEFSAKFGDVVTVRVDREFAQADGWRNLWLAVEPAKGLEIKGGNMIVPFSMEDMQSSNAMPLAERSLANSFSPGFGLGGSVKYAGEGFTITGGYFTDALDDEVGQSRVRGDGYVLRATFAPIRENDSFLHLGAAYEHRAFNLAEPPRFTAISASSLAPSLASTGALAGARNLDAYNAEFAFARGPVQVQAQYIVATIDRVAAPSLDFSGWYVGAGWLVTGERYGYARSSGVPSGARIGKKGGAVELNARYSRADLDDPALDRGSATILSAGATWYITRNIRVLANYARTRTADRSLVPDASGNLGVVRFQLAF from the coding sequence ATGATCAAGCACCCGCTCCGCCCCGCCGCTTCGCTCCGCGCCATCGCGCTGGCCTCAAGCCTTGCAGCCCTCTGCGTCGGCGGAACGGCCCGCGCCGAAGAGGTCGCCGATGCCAGCGCCGACGAGGATGGCCTGACGTTCAAGACAGGCGATGTCGAATTCAACCTCGGCGGCAGGCTCCATTTCGATGCCGCTGTGTTCGAGCACGGCCTGACAGACGGCAGCGATGCCGATGTGCGCCGCGCGCGGCTCGAATTCTCGGCCAAGTTCGGGGACGTGGTGACAGTGCGGGTCGACCGCGAATTCGCGCAGGCCGATGGCTGGCGCAACCTGTGGCTCGCGGTTGAACCGGCCAAAGGGCTGGAGATCAAGGGCGGCAACATGATCGTCCCCTTCAGCATGGAGGATATGCAGAGCTCGAACGCGATGCCGCTGGCCGAACGCTCGCTCGCCAATTCCTTCTCGCCCGGCTTTGGCCTCGGTGGCAGCGTCAAGTATGCGGGCGAGGGCTTCACCATCACGGGCGGTTACTTCACCGATGCGCTCGACGATGAGGTCGGCCAGTCGCGGGTGCGCGGCGATGGCTATGTCCTGCGCGCCACATTCGCCCCGATCCGTGAGAACGACAGCTTCCTGCATCTGGGCGCGGCCTATGAACATCGCGCCTTCAACCTCGCCGAGCCGCCGCGCTTTACCGCTATCTCGGCCTCGAGCCTCGCCCCCAGCCTTGCCTCGACCGGCGCGCTTGCCGGCGCGCGCAATCTCGACGCCTACAATGCCGAGTTCGCCTTTGCCCGCGGGCCGGTGCAGGTGCAGGCGCAATACATCGTCGCCACCATCGACCGCGTGGCAGCGCCGAGCCTCGATTTCAGCGGCTGGTATGTCGGCGCAGGCTGGCTCGTCACTGGCGAGCGCTACGGCTATGCGCGGAGCAGCGGCGTGCCGAGCGGGGCGCGGATTGGCAAGAAGGGCGGCGCGGTCGAACTCAACGCGCGCTACAGCCGCGCCGATCTCGACGATCCGGCACTGGACCGCGGAAGCGCCACCATTCTGTCGGCAGGTGCGACTTGGTATATCACCCGCAATATCAGGGTTCTTGCCAACTACGCACGCACGCGCACAGCTGACCGTTCGCTGGTGCCCGATGCCAGCGGCAATCTCGGCGTGGTTCGCTTCCAGCTGGCATTCTAG